From a region of the Candidatus Methylomirabilis limnetica genome:
- a CDS encoding DUF6754 domain-containing protein produces the protein MTFSFEFRVSSFEFQVPSSKFNTRNPKPETRNRVPGRALAALLTLLLFTLYPTPSTLASPLSPPEEFEVFDMPGDGGGSIGLSWRSAPFDGPMLRYQVYVADQAQGPFKRLVEFPANTHHKSDVDRPWWSWDRNKAYHFYQVKSTQDLRIESGRPYFFKVAVTDPRSRSGTGGMQTIEGPVRSAVPVPNYFNSAKANNLLLVLLFSALVLIAIAQAKRRPTIFLRRIPGLDAVEEAIGRATEMGRPILYLTGSDDMSSLSTIAATVILGQVAKKAAAYDTELKVPHRDPIVMAICQEIVKESYLEAGRPDAYRDDSNFFITSDQFSYAAAVNGIILRERPAANFFMGFYYAEALLLAETGAGTGAIQIAGTDADLQLPFFITTCDYTLIGEELYAASAYLSREPVLVGTLRGQDLGKAFLLLSIVIGTILATIGGLTGTQAFVPLLQLFRDFK, from the coding sequence ATGACGTTCAGTTTCGAGTTTCGAGTTTCGAGTTTTGAGTTTCAAGTCCCAAGTTCCAAATTTAACACCCGAAACCCTAAACCCGAAACCCGAAACCGGGTCCCGGGACGCGCTCTTGCCGCACTCCTCACTCTTCTTCTCTTCACCCTATACCCTACACCCTCTACCCTCGCCTCACCCCTCTCCCCTCCAGAAGAGTTCGAGGTCTTCGACATGCCTGGCGACGGTGGAGGCAGCATTGGGCTTTCATGGCGATCGGCCCCCTTCGATGGGCCGATGCTTCGCTATCAGGTCTATGTAGCTGATCAGGCGCAAGGACCCTTTAAGCGGTTAGTAGAGTTTCCCGCCAACACTCACCACAAGAGCGATGTTGATCGCCCCTGGTGGAGCTGGGACCGAAATAAGGCGTATCACTTTTACCAGGTGAAATCGACGCAGGATCTCCGCATCGAGAGTGGCCGACCCTATTTCTTCAAGGTGGCGGTGACCGATCCCCGATCGAGGTCGGGGACAGGCGGGATGCAGACGATCGAAGGGCCGGTTCGATCAGCAGTCCCGGTACCAAATTATTTCAACTCGGCAAAGGCCAACAACCTTCTGTTAGTGCTCCTCTTCTCTGCCCTTGTCCTGATCGCTATTGCTCAGGCCAAGCGACGCCCTACCATCTTCCTGCGCCGGATTCCGGGGTTGGATGCGGTGGAGGAGGCGATTGGCCGGGCGACCGAGATGGGGCGGCCGATCCTCTACCTCACTGGCTCTGACGACATGTCAAGTCTTTCGACTATTGCGGCTACGGTAATTCTTGGACAGGTCGCGAAAAAGGCGGCGGCGTACGATACGGAGCTCAAGGTGCCGCACCGAGATCCAATCGTCATGGCTATCTGTCAGGAGATCGTCAAGGAGTCATACCTGGAGGCTGGACGACCTGATGCCTATCGTGATGATTCGAACTTTTTCATCACGTCAGATCAGTTCAGCTACGCCGCCGCGGTGAATGGGATTATACTGCGGGAGCGACCGGCAGCTAACTTCTTCATGGGCTTTTACTACGCTGAAGCGCTACTCCTGGCGGAGACCGGCGCCGGGACCGGCGCGATCCAGATTGCTGGGACCGACGCCGACCTGCAGCTACCATTCTTCATCACGACCTGCGATTACACCCTGATCGGCGAGGAGCTCTACGCCGCGAGTGCGTATCTCTCGCGCGAGCCGGTGCTGGTCGGGACCTTGCGGGGCCAGGATTTGGGTAAGGCGTTTCTACTGCTCTCTATCGTGATCGGGACCATCCTGGCGACTATTGGTGGGCTTACCGGAACCCAGGCGTTCGTACCACTGCTGCAACTATTCCGGGATTTCAAATAG
- a CDS encoding glutamate mutase L — translation MTAILATDCGSTTTKAILIEKVGEEYRQTFRGESPTTVEAPFDDVTRGVLNAIQEIEELSGRKILDGEKILTPAEEGRGVDIYVSTSSAGGGLQMMVAGVVMAMTAESAQRCALGAGAIVMDVLAGNDGRAAHEKIERIRVLRPDMILLSGGTDGGTVSHVVELAEYIRAADPKPRLGGSFKLPVIFAGNKDARGRIQEILGDRTALVMADNIRPILERENLAPARHKIHDLFLEHVMAQAPGYGVLMGWTGAPIMPTPAAVGLIMENAARAQGLNLLGVDIGGATTDVFSVVDGQFTRTVSANLGMSYSISNVLAEAGIEKIERWLADPLAEQEMRNRIKNKMIRPTTIPQTQADLALEQAVAREALRLALDQHKALAVGLKGVQQERTIADAFEQEEGGKSLIDLYRIDLIIGSGGILSHAPHRVQAMMMMIDAYQPLGLTQFAVDSIFMMPHLGVLSEVNERAATEVFLKDCLVPLGSCLAAEGRAKRGDPCFAYTIRFADGGLVQGTLRFGEILRIDLPPGAEADLQAEPSKSFDLGAGKGKAVKLQAKGGVVGLILDARGRPLALAEEESERVAQLRTWAKAVDLYPK, via the coding sequence ATGACGGCGATCCTGGCCACTGACTGTGGGAGCACGACCACCAAGGCGATCCTGATCGAGAAGGTAGGGGAAGAGTACCGCCAGACCTTCCGCGGCGAGTCCCCGACAACTGTCGAGGCGCCGTTCGACGATGTGACCCGCGGGGTGCTGAACGCTATCCAGGAGATAGAGGAGCTGTCAGGGCGGAAGATCCTGGATGGGGAGAAGATTCTGACGCCTGCCGAGGAGGGTCGCGGGGTCGATATCTATGTCTCCACGAGCAGCGCCGGCGGAGGCCTCCAGATGATGGTGGCGGGTGTGGTGATGGCCATGACCGCCGAGAGCGCCCAACGGTGCGCCCTTGGCGCCGGCGCCATCGTCATGGACGTACTGGCCGGCAATGATGGCAGGGCTGCCCATGAGAAGATCGAGCGAATCCGGGTTCTGAGGCCCGATATGATCTTACTATCAGGCGGGACTGATGGCGGAACCGTCTCGCACGTTGTGGAACTGGCAGAGTACATCCGGGCAGCCGATCCGAAGCCACGGCTCGGCGGGAGCTTTAAGCTTCCGGTGATCTTTGCCGGGAATAAAGATGCGCGTGGCCGGATTCAGGAGATTCTGGGCGATCGGACGGCCCTCGTCATGGCGGACAACATCAGACCCATCCTGGAGCGGGAGAATCTCGCACCGGCCCGTCACAAGATCCATGACCTGTTCCTCGAGCACGTCATGGCTCAGGCGCCAGGCTATGGGGTGCTCATGGGGTGGACAGGGGCGCCGATCATGCCAACCCCGGCTGCTGTCGGTCTCATTATGGAGAATGCGGCGAGAGCGCAGGGGTTGAACCTGCTTGGTGTGGACATCGGTGGCGCCACAACGGATGTCTTCTCGGTGGTGGATGGGCAGTTCACCAGGACAGTCAGCGCCAATCTGGGGATGAGCTACAGCATCAGTAATGTCCTGGCCGAGGCCGGCATCGAAAAGATCGAGCGATGGCTGGCCGATCCACTTGCAGAGCAGGAGATGCGGAATCGGATCAAGAATAAGATGATCCGCCCCACTACTATTCCTCAGACACAGGCAGACCTGGCCCTGGAGCAAGCAGTGGCGCGAGAGGCGCTCCGCCTTGCCTTGGATCAGCACAAGGCGCTGGCAGTTGGCCTGAAGGGCGTGCAGCAGGAACGGACTATCGCGGATGCCTTCGAGCAGGAAGAGGGTGGGAAGAGTCTCATTGACCTGTACAGGATCGACCTGATCATCGGGAGCGGCGGAATTCTCTCCCACGCACCGCACCGCGTCCAGGCGATGATGATGATGATCGACGCCTACCAGCCGCTTGGACTGACGCAATTCGCGGTAGACAGTATCTTTATGATGCCGCACTTGGGCGTGCTATCCGAGGTCAATGAGCGAGCGGCCACTGAGGTCTTCCTGAAGGACTGTTTGGTTCCTCTGGGGAGCTGCCTGGCCGCCGAGGGAAGGGCGAAGCGCGGCGATCCCTGTTTCGCGTATACCATCCGATTTGCAGACGGAGGGCTCGTGCAGGGAACCCTCCGCTTTGGGGAGATTCTTCGCATCGATCTTCCGCCTGGAGCAGAAGCCGACCTCCAGGCGGAGCCGTCGAAGAGCTTTGATCTGGGTGCCGGGAAGGGGAAAGCGGTGAAGCTTCAGGCGAAAGGCGGAGTGGTCGGCCTGATCCTGGATGCTAGAGGGCGGCCGCTCGCCCTGGCAGAGGAAGAGTCAGAGCGGGTCGCCCAACTGCGCACCTGGGCCAAGGCGGTCGACCTGTACCCCAAATGA
- the secG gene encoding preprotein translocase subunit SecG, translating to MIIALSAIHLFIAVVLVVVVLLQSGKGADIGAAFGGGSSQTVFGGRGAATFLSKLTLVAAILFMVSSIILTILSERRGSSSVITEERVRQTAPVSASPQAGAPVPPTSPAGQTPPGQVPPAAK from the coding sequence ATGATCATCGCGCTTTCCGCTATACATCTATTCATTGCAGTGGTCCTCGTTGTGGTTGTGCTCCTACAGAGCGGCAAAGGTGCTGACATCGGCGCCGCGTTTGGCGGCGGCTCTAGTCAGACCGTCTTCGGTGGGCGCGGTGCTGCCACCTTCTTGAGCAAACTGACTCTGGTAGCGGCTATTCTCTTTATGGTCTCATCCATCATACTGACTATTTTGTCAGAGCGCAGGGGTAGTTCCTCAGTGATCACAGAAGAACGAGTCAGGCAGACCGCCCCAGTCTCTGCATCTCCTCAGGCCGGTGCGCCGGTGCCGCCAACGTCTCCGGCCGGACAGACGCCGCCAGGGCAGGTCCCTCCAGCCGCCAAATAA